CCCAACTCAAGGAGGGGTCAATGTTCACCGTTCGTTTCTTCCGTTATGGATTTGGATTCTTGCTCCTGGGGCTTCTGGCAGCATGCCAGTCGATCCCAACCGTTAAGCCCGCTACGGTTGCGTTGCCCACTCCTATCCCTGACTCCATGCCCCCTACCCCGACGGCCACGAAGACGCTCACACCGGCCCCCAGCCCCTCACCGACCTCCTCGCCATGTGCGCCGGTGCCATCCGGCATCGTCGCATGGTATCCGGAGAATGGAAGCGCGCTCGGCATTGTGGGCCCCAATCCATCGGCAACCAACGCGATCACCTTCGTCCCGGGTATGGTCGGTCCAGGCGTGACGTTTGGCACGGGTGGCTACATTGAGATCCCACACTCACCGGCGCTCGCCAATCAGCAGTTCACCATCGACGCGTGGGCCAAGCCCAACGGCGCGGGGCCGAACAATGACTTCCTGGGCAGCGTCATCGTGCAGAAAGGATGGATGCCGCCAGCCGGATACA
This genomic stretch from Thermoflexus sp. harbors:
- a CDS encoding LamG domain-containing protein, yielding MFTVRFFRYGFGFLLLGLLAACQSIPTVKPATVALPTPIPDSMPPTPTATKTLTPAPSPSPTSSPCAPVPSGIVAWYPENGSALGIVGPNPSATNAITFVPGMVGPGVTFGTGGYIEIPHSPALANQQFTIDAWAKPNGAGPNNDFLGSVIVQKGWMPPAGYMTVSLSLWWSAQQQKFIFGFGSISTDLIPSTSTFPPGQFYHVAATYDGNTFKLYVNGALEGTMALTKTIPYDPSIPWTIGSTAAPIRAV